The Plasmodium malariae genome assembly, contig: PmUG01_00_15, whole genome shotgun sequence sequence ACTTTTGTTTTTAGAAAATGAAGGTAATAGTAATCTCAAGAATTTCACGTGCcttcgttttattttttttttttttttaatcattcCTATTAAAGcgtactataaaaaaaaaatttcttatataataaattattacagtaataaaatttttatattattttaaaattttaatttttattttactttaataaacaggcataataaaataataactagtgaatttattaaaattgacgatatatttgtgttattCATGTTTTCTGCTGAACCCATaagaacattttaaatatgtgtattaCTTTTAGGAGTTATATCAAAAGTATTTTATGCAAAATGGGTTGTACCTGGAATTTTAGAGAGTTTAGCAATAAGAGGATATCCTGATGGAAGAATTGATAACGTAGGAAATGGCAGAGCATTATCAGGAGGGGCTTCTTCATTTTCACGAACTACATTTGGTAATGGAGAATCTACTTGTGTTACttgatatttatttttagttcCTGTATGAGATATTGACGTTTGTTCTTGTGGAGATGATGTGCCTGGAATTTCTTTCGCTACATGTTGCTCATCTAAAGGCTCGAATGACGATGATTCTTGAAGTTGAGTTTGTGGATCATGATGAATCTGCTGTTTAGTCTCATTATCAATTATATCTGGAACATGTGTGCCTTCGTTTTCAGTATGAGGTGTTGATGAATATTGATCTTTACCTGAAGCTTCCATTTGTGTATCTCTAACATTTTCCTCAGATACAAAATTACAGCTTGTATCTATGTAGGAGGGTGAGCATTCAAGAGGTTCTTTAAAAGTTTCTTCATCCATTATGTTACACatggattttttttttgttttatgacAATCTTTAAAtagattttttttgttctcaAAATAAATCTTCCTATCATCAAGCCATTCCCTATATTCTATACATTTCcttaaatattcattattacaattacttaggtgatttttttttaacgcTTTTATTTGATTCAGATGTGTCCTTCTTTTATCACAGAAATCTTCTTCTtgatattttaattgtaaaatttctttatctttttgCTCTAAAATCATAGGACATCCTCCATGATGACTAGTCAGATTATTATAGTAACGTTTCAACCAATGCTTTAATGCTAGTTCCCACATTGATTGATTCTCATATCTTGGTGCaacctttttattaattaggTAATCAGCCAATCCTAAGCATTCTTGCCTAaatgtttgtttatttttctcattttttaaggtagaagttttattttttatataatcttGAATAGCTTTAAATGTGGGTTTTGTAACATAACTCCATGCCGTCAAACCGTGGAAAGTCGAATgctaaatttaaaagaattattaaaaattatttaaggaTTAATTTAAACCTTAATTGTActatcactttttttttatcataaataaataatatatgcaaaaatttAATCACATTAAAAAGCAGTTAATATTACCGACGTTATACAATTGTCCATAATGATTCTATATTATACTATAGTTTGttgtaaatgaaaatataaaagagaaatacaaatttatatcttttatcaatttagtatttttaaaacttatatatattaattaaaagaaatttttaaatgatcaATTCATAGTAATTCATATGAGAAGTATAATGTAATtgaatacattaatatttattttatggattttttttttttaccttatatatatcataactGTTTATATGTCctagtaatattattatattaaatcacagttaagtatatattattataaaataattcacaATTCACGTATTGAGAAAACGTTAAATAGCTACctaaataaaattacgtATAATATCATGtaacataatatttactctataaaaatgttattaatatatgtaatgaagttttaatttattttttattaacacagatatatgtatatataaatatt is a genomic window containing:
- the PmUG01_00033200 gene encoding STP1 protein — translated: MDNCITSHSTFHGLTAWSYVTKPTFKAIQDYIKNKTSTLKNEKNKQTFRQECLGLADYLINKKVAPRYENQSMWELALKHWLKRYYNNLTSHHGGCPMILEQKDKEILQLKYQEEDFCDKRRTHLNQIKALKKNHLSNCNNEYLRKCIEYREWLDDRKIYFENKKNLFKDCHKTKKKSMCNIMDEETFKEPLECSPSYIDTSCNFVSEENVRDTQMEASGKDQYSSTPHTENEGTHVPDIIDNETKQQIHHDPQTQLQESSSFEPLDEQHVAKEIPGTSSPQEQTSISHTGTKNKYQVTQVDSPLPNVVRENEEAPPDNALPFPTLSILPSGYPLIAKLSKIPGMIKKKKKIKRRHVKFLRLLLPSFSKNKSKFLTDDHLEHPIYDEKEIVKKIKINEFKKNINLPNRKKDRSKTIIEDWFNNLKNEWKKELAYMQEMVKLKIKSSNENHKVLFLERKRYMETMDIKKGTIIEQYLEHECFNESSEDFHNISDEYLNEDTKNYVSLMNIEEFQIKENYEEFYKYAKRKLVRKLCILVFMTILEECKKEVNFENKESYFDSSLNELKKRLSSDKMPEITENIIEYNSNDLGYIQNKEIHAHIGNDSFRNEIENLIREITYIEIL